Part of the Vespa crabro chromosome 15, iyVesCrab1.2, whole genome shotgun sequence genome is shown below.
cctttgctATTCTATCAGCTCTTCTAGTAGCAACTTCTATCGGTGCTAGTGGATTGTCATATTGAATGTGACATTCAGCTAGAACTGCTGCATTCGTAGGATTCTTCATCAAAGGATTCACTAATAGAGGTTTAACGGTAGGTGTTCTTTTATTGGAAACAGATTTAATAGTTTCAAATCTCTGGCAACACATCATTGTAAACGAATGATTTTTATCTTGATTGTATAACTGAGATGTTCGCATTGGTCTATTAGTTTTACTTTGTTGCTGTAAAgcaaaatatatagaatataataaaataataaaataatcgttttGTCATATCACGGAGATAACCGAAATTTACCTCCGAAACTTGAGGTATTTTATAAAcgcctttttgtttcttttgtttctttggcGTCGTGTCATAAAGAagctttccttcctctctagGAACAATCACGGATTCGTATCGATTTTTACATTGTTTAGGTGATCTGTATATTCGTGAagtgttattaacgatatcagcAACTAAATCCCAATTTGGTGTATGTCCAGGAGATAATATCATCAAATTAAGAGGCAATCCTTGATATACTTGAATCGCTTGCAACAATGCCCAATCTTCGTGTATCATCCAATCCAATATATGCTGTTCTTGTTCTACAGAATTTTTTGCCATGTGGGATGGTTTTATACCAGGCATTGGTATAGTAGGTCTTACAATTTCACGATATTTGTGAAGCTTCATATCTCGACGAATTTTCATCATGGCTGGGGAAGGTCTATCAAACAGAGATCGAGGTGCATAGACTGACTCCTCTTTATGTCGCATCTTGACTGGACGTCGTCCTAAATGAATGATTTATTAGcgttaacaatatttatctttGACGTTACGtttgcaaatatttttaagaatggaaattatattaatattcttaccaTCTCGTTCATTTATTCCAGCGTCAGTTCTACttcgtttttgttctttcttaaCATAGATAGGAGGTAATTGTGCCTCTGACATTGGTGTATTTTCATACAAAAATCCCAATGAATAATCGATGTAGACATCATTGTCTGTAGTAGGAGGAGTTGGTGGACACCACATCTGTTATAATTAGAGATTGAAAACAGTTATGACATCGGTTCCGgttcttaaaataattatgagaaccgaaaaaatgttataactGTTATGGATATAATGATTCTTAAATCACATCGGTTTTGTTTTTGCATCAGtacttaatatattaatatatattttcttgtatcggtttttatttttcttctaaaatataacattttttcgttCCGCATAACTGTTTTAGTCAGAaccgatataataatattttaaaacagtTATTTAAGGAACTGTTTCAACCCCCgatttataactattattactcAAATAAGTAATAGTAAAACAAACGTGAATTATCGTAACGTGACATGAGATACAgattaatactaatatatttgtttactaACCGGCATTGGCTCCATTGTGTCGTCTGACAACCATATCTGTAAGACAGGAAAGCATAATCATCAAATCAACTGTGATGCATAATTCTTCGTtggaaaaaaatgttagatAAATCTGTAGATatgacgaatatatatatacatataaatatatatatatatatatctttctctctgcgcACTTACCTTACCTTATAAAACTTCCtgattatatgtattttgctttttattacatacatcTTTTGTTCTAACTatcacgaatatttttttttttaaataagagCGTACGCAAAACtaaactttctcttttcttctatttaaatataaaagtaaaaaagaaaaaatgaatttcaataaaatctaggaagaagaaaaaggaagctTGGATATGTTATTCGCTCAAAGGCTTGTTCCTCTTCTAtatcaaagaaagaatatcatctctttaaagaaatattttaacgtgAGAATCTAGTTCAACCCGTACGCTTGTCAATGTGCCTGCTTATATCTTGGGTGACTCCAAGTTTGGAATGGCAAAGGCAGTGTTTTGGTGCCATTTTTCTAAACTATCATATTGGAGCTCTTTCTATGCATGCTAccatctaaaaataataacaaatatcttttctttgccTTTAAATGTGCGGTCATGACAGCCTTGCCACACCAAACCGACATTAACGAGAATGCAAGAGAAGAAGACGTTTTCGTAGAGAgctggagagaaagagataaagagagaaagtgaaggagagtaaaaaatagagagaaagagataaagatagagagaaagcgcGCGcgcgatatatatacatatatatatatatatatatacatatacatatacatatacatatacatatacatatatatatatatatagagagagagagagagagaaaaagacaatttactttgaattatattatataaacaagcACACTGAGAGCAAGTTTGACACCAAAACGGAACTGAACCTTTGATCGAACAGACTTGGAAACGCAccaagaaataagaaaacacATTTTGTTAGCTTTTTATTTCGTAGTAAGGAatactttgtttattttcctttctcggaCTCACTCGATCATACAAAAAACAGGCACGCAACTTAAGTATTACACTGGAGGAGAAAAGGGCATATTGATGAACGAATAGTCTTACAGCTAAGATATAATCAGGTCATCACACCTTGCCGATTTATGTGTGGCGCAaggtatatttcttttttacgagagCAGAAGTACGGCGCGTTTTCCTTAATAATCATGACCTCTAAACTCTTTCTCATTGCGTTTAGATTCGACACAccttggattttttttttttttttttttcttttcttttctttttcatgggCTTTTGTGTGTCCCGAACGCCGTTCAATCTAAAAGCTACACGACACAACCAGCTTTTACTgtgtctaatatatatatatataactaatataatacaattgtgttatgtgtgtgtatgttttcGTGTGTGTTTTTGTTTCCTGAATATTCCACTTAAACATTATCAATGTATAAATTACAATGCCACCGTACGAACGTTTTTTTGAATCTTTACAATGCAGGGCACAATTTACAATACTAGAAAATATTACATGTGTGCCCTCAAGTAtgtagatataaaagaagaaagaaaaaaaaaaaaagaacatcttatatactttcaatatacatatatatatatacaagaacTATAttcgaaacaaagaaagacCGAAGAAGGTGTagtagagtagtagtagtgtagtaggagaagaagaagaagaagaagaagagaagaacagAGCTTGACCTTTCTCGTACTTGTAACGCCACCGATATTTTTTCTGTGCCATTCGAAAGGCATTTTTAATTTGCGTACGGCAGATTTTATGTGGactaacatatatacaaaaaatgcACTGCTAAATGTtacagcaataataaaattccagCGAGACTCAAGACGATATAGTACTACCGCTGAACTTATCCATTGTCATCTCTTGTTTAGAGGTAAGAGGGGGAGGATTAGGAGACTGCAATCGAATGGATTTCTTCGATGGCTGAATTTGTATCTCCTCGTTGTCAAAAGTCTCTCCAATTTTACCTTCTGCAGGGGTGGTCTTAGTCAGGGAGGTCAAACGCgtacgtttcatttttttccttgtccTTCTCGAGAATTCCGTCGACGTATCGTAATCGGACTCATTGTTGTCTATATCGACTAAAGCGATCACAGCCGATTTCAAAGAAACTTTTTCCGCATTATTCTTTAATGCATTTGCGTTTACAGTTTtgttagaattaaaataagtaCTGCCCACGTTAGACGTCCCGTCCTTTTGCGAAAGAGACGTCGATCCGCTAACATGTTTTATGTCGTTTTTCAAATTCACAGAGACATCCGATAATCGTGTCACGCAATGCTTGTTCGACAAATCAGAAATATTGTCGGAATGTTTCTTCGACAATTTCGATTCGCTCGTCGTAGAATTCGTATTCTTGCTATTAATTGTTTTCGAAATATGATTGTTTCTCGTATCGAGAGTAAGAATGGCTACGACTTTGGCGGTTCGTTGAGGTTTTTCGGAGGAGAAAGTCAACTTGATTTGCTCGTTCTGCTGTGAAAATGTTTCTTCGGCGAGCGCATTACCATTCGTATCTGTGCTTAAATTGTGCTCGCACGTTTTCTGCTCCTCCGAGGCTACTCCTTTCATCGACAACGATGTTTCCGTTTTTCGAATGTGTCTGCTACCTCTTAATACGGGTGCTGAGGTGGAAGGTGTTTTTAAGCAGTTTAATATGCCGACCTGTCCAGAACGAGTCACCCTGGATACTTTTTCGATAGTAGGCACAGGTGTACCCGGTCGATGCTTATGATTACCACTCGCACTTTCACTACTACCAACTACTTTCTTTTGAACGGTTTTAATTTGTGCAGTAGACGATAATTCGTTGCTCTCTGCGGTTGATTTCATAGGTGGTATGGATCTACTTCTTCGAAACACTACAGGATTCAAAAAGCCATTATTGTCCAGGGACGATTTCGAGCTACGCGTTGTTGGTTTCTCATAAGCTTTATTACCAGTTTGCTCCTCGTTTCTAGTCGGTGAATTAATCGCGGTAGATCTAGTGATTGGcctaattgattttaaatctGACGATGGTGTCCCCGGTCGACGTCTATGATGAGACTTTTGCAAATTCGAATTTTCTATCGCCGACAAAGACATTAATTGATTGGCAGAAGATCTCGTGATTCTACTGCAATCCGAAATAGACTGCGAACAATAACTATCAGAGATTCGAGACAGAGTTATTTTTGCAATTGGAGTTTGAGAGTTAGAAACAGAGACAGTACGACTAATTTCTTGTttcgtattctttttatcatacGATGAAATTTCCTCGAGTTTTATACTCGATGTATTGGATGTTACTTCCGAGTCAAGACTGTTGATAGAATTTTCTAATAACATTACGGCTTTTGCACTGCGCGTGGTTACTCCTGGagtattattagatatatctcCTGATTTCCATGGTTTAGATTTAAATTCGGTATTTGAACACTCTTTGTACGattctaaatttattttcttaggtATAATATCCGATTTTTCGaagtttgtttctttattgGACAATTCATTGGTTACTTCGTTTGTTTCATTCGTCGGAAGGGAATCGTCTAACGTACTAACAGTAGAAGACAATTCTAGGTGATCGTCATCTTCAGTTTCCTGATTCTTCACGATCTCGACATTAAATTTTTGACTAGAATCAATTGATATCACAGAATTCTCTGTAACAGATTCATTCACCAAATCTTCGGTTTCCATTGAATTATCGATACTTTGAAACGTTGCATCCGAATCGACACTTCTATGCTCATCCGGTAAAGACGAATTAGATTCCTTCGAATAGATATGAGAATCGTTTTTACCTTCATTATCTACGGTCACAGGATCagttctattttcattttgtacGTTCTCATCGtacgaagaaaatgaatatggAAATAATGTAGATTTTGTAACAGAGTTAGGCGTTGGACACGTCGATTTATCATCATTGCTCGAATATAACGATGAAGAATTGGATTCCGATAATATAGAACAATTTGATTTATCAATCATTTCTTCCGCTATAGCTTTAGAAATTACTGGCTCATTGGATTCTACGgttcgttttatattatttaaaatcacgttttcttctatattttcaatagACTGAGTAGCAGATTCGTTAGTGGGATCCTTAATCTCTAATTTATCTTGCCTATGTAACATGATATAATCGGACGACTTATCAATTTCAATCAATGAAGAAGAATTCTTTTCCTCCGACGTAGAATCCATTTTGGAAGCTtccgaattttttttatcatccatACTAATCGAATTATCACACGATTCTAACTTAACTTCAGTTATATTGTCAGAATgtttcttcattattaatgACGAGGACCCAGTAGAAGAAATTTCTTCGTCGATAGTTTCATTATTTGCGAGTACCTTCATCATTTTTGAATTAAAACATTTCTCGACAACCACACTACATTCATACATCTGCAAAGTTGCTTCTTCGTTATTTGAAATAGACGCCGATTTTGAATGTTCCGATCGAATGCATATTTCAGTTTCCGACAACAACTCTTTATCttgaaatttcaatgaattttcatCCTGCTGCAATTGGCATGATAAATTCGAAGAATTATCTTGACAATTCAACGTAGTCTTTTTATAACTCTCCTCGATAGACTTAGTAGCTTTCACTCTATCCTGATCTTCATCAGaatcatttgattttttaatcgtattcAAATCACTTTTAATCTGTGACAAAGAGGAAGCAGAGGTGGTCACATTCTTTTTAAGATCaagcttatttctttttctaggtcTACCTCGACATTTTGGTTTAATCCCAGGAAGAATCGGACTTACGTCGAGAGTCCATAAATTAATCTTTACGTTCCCCCTAGATCTAGTTCGCGGACTGTTTAAATCAAAATGATTCTGATCGCATGGTTTATTCGAACGATTATTACGTTTAGGATAAGATCCTCGTTCTGAATCGTTTCGATTATCAgtctcctcctcttcgtcctcttcgtcACCTTGACTTTGACTTTCCGTATGACTGGATTCCTCATCGAGACTATCCTCTACAACATCTTCCTCCTGAGAATCCGAATCAGATTCTGTCGTAGTTTCTGTTTCGCTCTCAGAAGATTCTCGAGTACTTCTACTATTTCGTTTACGCGaacctctcctcctcctcctacctTGCGGAACTTTCTTATTAACTAATTTCTTTGAATTATTAGCACTATTAACCTGATTCTGCGCGTCCTCACGTCCAAAGGTCAGGGGTTTCTCGTCGTCATCAGCCAGTCGCATCcgtctttcctcttcttcacgAAGCGCACGCAAACGATCCATTTcccattctttcttttgttcttcgaGTTCGCGTTCGGCAGCTGCCAATTGTGCGGCTGAAAACGCTCCTTCGGATTCTTCCACGAACTTCATCGCGTATCGTTCAATTGGTGTTAACTAAACACGAAAATACTCGGTGAATTTTGATTTAAGAAGAACTTCAACTTcacttctccttttttttttttttttttcttttttttttggcataAGCTGTATACGAATCGAATTACGagattatttatgaatttatttacctGAGACACTAAATTCTGTACTTCTTGTTCTGCTTTGCTGAATTGCGTATCTTCTTTATCAGCATCGTCAAAAGGTATATTCTCATCAAACTCTGCTAAATCTGCAACTGCCTCAGCCTTTGCTGTTTTAGCTGCTTGAACGTCAAGATCTTCCTCAGCAGCGGCAAGAGCACTTTCAAGAGCGCCCATTGCCATTTTATCTTCAACATGCTGAGATAAGCTGGGTACTTGTGCAATCGAGGAATCCTTATTCATAGATTTTTCTCGATCTTTCTGTTCGAGTACTTCTGCCATTCTGGTAGACGCATCATTTTCAGAGTGATCGATGTTAAAGAGATCTTGAATAGTAGACTGTAAAATACGCAAAGATTAGGACCTGCTAGAAatgattgatatttttatgagTTCATAATGACAGATTTCTTACACTCTTAAAGTAAGCTGTTGTAAAGTTTCCGCCTTCGATAGCAAGATCCCCAAGTAATCTTTTTTGATTcgcttttttcaaaatattttcctcTACAGTTTTTTCACTTACCAATCTGATAATAATCAACACAAAACaccgtcatttttttttattattttaatatttatctttataacgattcgattaataataatatcaaatttaccTGTAGATATGTACGTCGCGCGTTTGACCTATTCTATGGCATCTATCTTGTGCTTGAGCATCCATCGTCGGATTCCAGTCactatcataaaatataaccGTATCTGCTCCTGTTAAATTTACACCTACACCACCGGATCttgttgataatataaaacaaaatattcgtTTGTCGCCGTTAAACCTTTCCATTAGAACCTGcacgaaataattttacataatgAGACAAGATTGAAAAACCAATTGACCAATTACACAAATAATCGAACATACCTGCCGTTGATCTACTCTAGTAGTGCCGTCTAAACGCAAGTATATATGACCGTGGAAATTGAGAAAAGCTTCCAATACATCTAACATCCTAGTCATTTGAGTGAAAATGAGGACTCTGTGATTTTCAGACTTCAATTTTCTAAGGAGAAGATCCAACGATTGTAATTTTCCACAGTCATATTGTATTAATCTAGGCTCAGGGAATTGGGTCATCATCGAACTGGTCACCGGATGAAATAATTGCATTTTTGGTGACAAATCGTGTTGTAACTCTATCTGCATACGGCGCTGACTCCAAAGCTTATGCGGTGGTGGATGAGAAACGTGGAAGCGCGGTACTGGTGCACGTACAGCAGGAACGTAAACAACGAACctttaatttagaaaaaagaaaaagaaaaaaaaaaagaaaaaaatttatttatatgcctatgatttcgttaaaatatcaataaacgCTTGCCtttcaaaaatttctattagttCTTCAACAATTTGTTCTGTACTTCGAATTGCTTCTGCTAATGCTTCTGTACAGGAGAAAAATTGCTTCCGTGTACGAATAGGTATCTTTGCTGTTTCACAATGTACAAGACCGTTGTGCCAACGACAGGCTGTGGATGGTTTCCCAATTCTCAACGCGGTAAATAAATCTTCACCGTATAAAGGACAGGCTGCGCATCGCCTTTCATTAATGTTTGCCAATAAACGAAGTTTCGCTTGTCTTCTTTgctttcgttcttcttccaATTGTGGCtgttaaatgaaatgaaatgaaataaaatgaaatagaataaaatcatTCATAAATTACATTCGGATATAGATGTATTAATATCGTACGAAGATTTACCAAATGAAATTCTGATTTAGGCTGTTCTTTTGCTTGTGCCTTTTCAGATTCTTTTTGCGCGTGCCTCGTGATAATACCACAGCGCAATGTTTGTTGATGGGTAGTTTGTCCGTTACCAGCAGTCGACTGTCCTTGAGATGCAGCAACATTCAGAGGTGGTACTCTCATTACTGGTCTCCCACTAGTACCGCTCGTAGTTGTAACGACTCCTCCAACGACTTTATTTACTGTGGTCGCAGAAGTAGATAGGCCCATTAGAGATTTAGATAGAACTGTTAATCGTTGTCCACTCGGCGTCATTACGGGG
Proteins encoded:
- the LOC124429542 gene encoding helicase domino isoform X2, which translates into the protein MSDKQSAPILPPLPGGGGTNGGNNGGATQQTVSLQQVLATAQGLNVLTTGGGQQFVITSQVPGLTQVVTSSATTSTNVQQVGVTRIVNISNTPPRVSTVGVPGASGSPLTSPSRQTPTKVVLATSPKLVRTSMGNMFIAPTSQVSMQSPPARKRLKLTENTEKVTATAADDAMGYRRRIMEHKMKRMRAIREKYAENASELFFLHAGGNMMDFQAWRKRPPTPQYLHFLRQHRLDTEDNNEDLSVPLPSIPEISLPPVTSASTTVPTNQSAEVKISGVGVTPVAVSTTLPAAVAQLSQQGGTPIVPEIPKHTTPASPVTEKTSITQVVTKAPSPSRSTSQPVVKLVKLPTTSVVSNDITNNQEQIVEKAKQEAYVMQRIAELQREGLWSERRLPKVQEPARTKAHWDYLLEEMVWLAADFAQERKWKKAAAKKCARMVQKHFQEKAIQAQKAEKSQELRLKKIASFVAKEIKTFWANVEKLVEYKQQTRLEEKRKKALDQHLNFIVGQTEKYSTWLTEGLNKTDGSQSIPASINSSRISSPVPIGKSHSDEDFQPNQSSDDDEETIAKAEEEMKSTVDQKEEVELLKKESEMPLEDLLKDLPPNYLEERNKSLSPSEKEVEEAEIEKTSDGDTDFVAASDESSDEEDTIMEQEKLEENTDHKQELDDLKAENEMSIDELMAKYGNMSNVPMDVDEDDVQDSDKEEDQEKVQENEEQASSSESESDESDEAGEDSQIHSDTETDVGLKSLLEDPSTEKSCDNKMSEADHVDAHNEMDNVAALAESIQPKGNTLLTTCVVTKIPFLLKHSLREYQHIGLDWLVTMYDRKLNGILADEMGLGKTIQTIALLAHLACEKGNWGPHLIIVPTSVMLNWEMECKKWCPGFKILTYYGTQKERKQKRTGWTKPNAFHICITSYKLVIQDHQSFRRKKWKYLILDEAQNIKNFKSQRWQLLLNFQTQRRLLLTGTPLQNNLMELWSLMHFLMPNVFQSHREFKEWFSNPVTGMIEGNSEYNENIIRRLHKVLRPFLLRRLKTEVEKQLPKKYEHVVMCRLSKRQRYLYDDFMSRAKTKETLASGNLLSVINVLMQLRKVCNHPNLFEVRPTVSPFQMEAIEFITASLVWNALDYDPFKHVDLSTLNLLLLDLEFTLAAFGAHRIKRLQTPTKLIEEIDSQSDPPPRCPSGKIKINVRLSNQVKQSSTAQAAQTKVKNLAGILPTPRVGTSPLIKSLNNQSTPSQGVTLRVAGGQQLQGYSVQLVQHQGSVKAIPVGTLAHNSQSTTITSTTASMNAQRITVGNANIRDGLQRLATQTVTVKQGDSVQRIPVPGFAQLVQTSTGRHIILTSNQQNTNTVSFPVMTPSGQRLTVLSKSLMGLSTSATTVNKVVGGVVTTTSGTSGRPVMRVPPLNVAASQGQSTAGNGQTTHQQTLRCGIITRHAQKESEKAQAKEQPKSEFHLPQLEEERKQRRQAKLRLLANINERRCAACPLYGEDLFTALRIGKPSTACRWHNGLVHCETAKIPIRTRKQFFSCTEALAEAIRSTEQIVEELIEIFERFVVYVPAVRAPVPRFHVSHPPPHKLWSQRRMQIELQHDLSPKMQLFHPVTSSMMTQFPEPRLIQYDCGKLQSLDLLLRKLKSENHRVLIFTQMTRMLDVLEAFLNFHGHIYLRLDGTTRVDQRQVLMERFNGDKRIFCFILSTRSGGVGVNLTGADTVIFYDSDWNPTMDAQAQDRCHRIGQTRDVHIYRLVSEKTVEENILKKANQKRLLGDLAIEGGNFTTAYFKSSTIQDLFNIDHSENDASTRMAEVLEQKDREKSMNKDSSIAQVPSLSQHVEDKMAMGALESALAAAEEDLDVQAAKTAKAEAVADLAEFDENIPFDDADKEDTQFSKAEQEVQNLVSQLTPIERYAMKFVEESEGAFSAAQLAAAERELEEQKKEWEMDRLRALREEEERRMRLADDDEKPLTFGREDAQNQVNSANNSKKLVNKKVPQGRRRRRGSRKRNSRSTRESSESETETTTESDSDSQEEDVVEDSLDEESSHTESQSQGDEEDEEEETDNRNDSERGSYPKRNNRSNKPCDQNHFDLNSPRTRSRGNVKINLWTLDVSPILPGIKPKCRGRPRKRNKLDLKKNVTTSASSLSQIKSDLNTIKKSNDSDEDQDRVKATKSIEESYKKTTLNCQDNSSNLSCQLQQDENSLKFQDKELLSETEICIRSEHSKSASISNNEEATLQMYECSVVVEKCFNSKMMKVLANNETIDEEISSTGSSSLIMKKHSDNITEVKLESCDNSISMDDKKNSEASKMDSTSEEKNSSSLIEIDKSSDYIMLHRQDKLEIKDPTNESATQSIENIEENVILNNIKRTVESNEPVISKAIAEEMIDKSNCSILSESNSSSLYSSNDDKSTCPTPNSVTKSTLFPYSFSSYDENVQNENRTDPVTVDNEGKNDSHIYSKESNSSLPDEHRSVDSDATFQSIDNSMETEDLVNESVTENSVISIDSSQKFNVEIVKNQETEDDDHLELSSTVSTLDDSLPTNETNEVTNELSNKETNFEKSDIIPKKINLESYKECSNTEFKSKPWKSGDISNNTPGVTTRSAKAVMLLENSINSLDSEVTSNTSSIKLEEISSYDKKNTKQEISRTVSVSNSQTPIAKITLSRISDSYCSQSISDCSRITRSSANQLMSLSAIENSNLQKSHHRRRPGTPSSDLKSIRPITRSTAINSPTRNEEQTGNKAYEKPTTRSSKSSLDNNGFLNPVVFRRSRSIPPMKSTAESNELSSTAQIKTVQKKVVGSSESASGNHKHRPGTPVPTIEKVSRVTRSGQVGILNCLKTPSTSAPVLRGSRHIRKTETSLSMKGVASEEQKTCEHNLSTDTNGNALAEETFSQQNEQIKLTFSSEKPQRTAKVVAILTLDTRNNHISKTINSKNTNSTTSESKLSKKHSDNISDLSNKHCVTRLSDVSVNLKNDIKHVSGSTSLSQKDGTSNVGSTYFNSNKTVNANALKNNAEKVSLKSAVIALVDIDNNESDYDTSTEFSRRTRKKMKRTRLTSLTKTTPAEGKIGETFDNEEIQIQPSKKSIRLQSPNPPPLTSKQEMTMDKFSGSTISS